A window of the Eremothecium cymbalariae DBVPG#7215 chromosome 5, complete sequence genome harbors these coding sequences:
- a CDS encoding uncharacterized protein (similar to Ashbya gossypii AGL360W), with product MVTARQWLVKRVPDPTKGFIFDFDGPDSTFDLVDKELNVDQLKEGEFLVQTLYLSNDPAQKFWIASIDSNYSLGSQKGDVVPSRNIAKVLASRNSDVKVGDLITDNIGWTTHAILNKNSAYRKLSCEAVDETWWHLSVLGSTALTAYFIFYDILELQKRESDYGKVFLISGAAGAVGSISIQLAQNVFKASKIFAIVGGSEKVKYVESFGEKVIGVDYKDENFKENLLAAVGVNTVDYFIDNVGGEILDIGIDLLKRRGTAAACGAISGYNDSSKIVLKNYIPIITKGLTLRGIILTDYRNEFPGAIEELLQLVKAGDIDVSKSATIKDATGDKFKEVPLIWNGLFRGINKGKLITRVSEE from the coding sequence atgGTTACTGCTAGACAATGGCTAGTTAAGCGCGTTCCAGATCCAACTAAGGGGTTTAtctttgattttgatggaCCTGATTCAACTTTTGATTTAGTGGATAAGGAATTGAATGTTGATCAACTGAAAGAGGGTGAGTTTCTAGTGCAGACCCTGTACTTGTCGAACGACCCTGctcaaaagttttggatCGCGTCAATTGATAGTAATTATTCGCTTGGCAGTCAGAAAGGCGATGTTGTGCCAAGCAGAAATATTGCAAAGGTTTTGGCATCTAGAAATAGTGACGTGAAGGTAGGTGATTTAATTACAGATAACATTGGGTGGACCACGCATGCAATTCTGAACAAGAATAGTGCCTACAGAAAGTTATCCTGCGAAGCTGTCGATGAAACATGGTGGCATCTATCCGTTTTAGGCTCGACAGCTTTAACAGcttattttattttctatGATATTCTTGAGTTACAAAAACGGGAGAGTGACTATGGCAAAgtgtttttgatttctgGGGCTGCTGGAGCAGTGGGATCGATCTCTATTCAACTGGCGCAAAACGTGTTTAAAGCATCCAAGATATTTGCAATTGTTGGTGGTTCAGAAAAGGTAAAATATGTTGAGTCTTTTGGTGAAAAGGTGATTGGTGTTGACTACAAGGAcgaaaacttcaaagaaaacCTTTTAGCTGCTGTAGGTGTAAATACAGTGGATTACTTCATCGATAATGTTGGTGGtgaaatattagatattGGTATCGACTTGCTTAAACGCCGTGGTACAGCCGCTGCATGTGGAGCTATCAGCGGTTACAACGATTCCTCAAAGATCGTGCTAAAGAACTACATACCTATAATTACTAAGGGGTTAACGCTACGCGGTATTATACTGACCGACTATCGTAATGAATTCCCCGGTGCTATTGAAGAACTCCTTCAATTAGTTAAAGCTGGTGATATCGACGTTTCCAAATCTGCCACTATCAAAGATGCTACAGGAGATAAGTTTAAGGAAGTTCCATTGATTTGGAACGGGTTGTTCCGTGGTATTAATAAAGGTAAATTGATTACCCGGGTCAGTGAAGAATAG